A region of Patescibacteria group bacterium DNA encodes the following proteins:
- a CDS encoding iron-sulfur cluster assembly scaffold protein, producing the protein MSPRAKKKTAAPPRATANTDIEAMYRENILDHYRSPRNFGELPHPSFRQREANFSCGDDVDIQVLVDQKQRISKVMFNGRGCAVSQAAASLLTENAVGLTLVEASRLGLSDIAGWLGVDIGPARIKCATLALKALQAGITDYQKNHGL; encoded by the coding sequence ATGAGTCCGCGGGCCAAGAAAAAAACCGCCGCGCCGCCGCGAGCGACGGCGAACACCGACATCGAAGCGATGTACCGCGAGAACATCCTCGATCACTACCGGTCGCCGCGCAATTTTGGCGAACTGCCGCACCCCAGCTTCCGCCAGCGCGAGGCTAATTTCAGCTGCGGCGACGACGTGGATATCCAGGTGCTCGTCGATCAGAAACAGCGGATCTCCAAGGTCATGTTCAACGGCCGTGGCTGCGCCGTGAGCCAGGCCGCGGCTTCGCTGCTCACCGAGAACGCTGTCGGTCTGACGTTGGTCGAAGCCTCCAGACTCGGACTCAGCGACATCGCGGGCTGGCTGGGCGTTGACATCGGGCCGGCCCGGATCAAGTGCGCCACCCTTGCGCTCAAAGCGCTGCAGGCCGGCATCA
- a CDS encoding cysteine desulfurase — protein sequence MKGMLSKKEVRQLRREFPMFAAQSRKPFVYLDSAASSQTPRAVLAAMDGFYKKYRANVHRGMYPASLRATETYEAARIPVAKLIGADPREIVFTRGATESLNLLAYTLSRRLGPGDEVVVSIMEHHSNLVPWQQLARERGFAVKFIGVTPDFQLDLAAAAKLITPATKVVSVMHVSNALGTVNPVEKLAALAHKQGAIMIVDAAQSAGHRPLDVKKMDCDFLAFSGHKMFGPTGSGVLYGKRSRLEELPPFLYGGDMILEVTRENAVWNEVPWKFEAGTPNIAGGIGLGAAAEFAIALDPAVIHEHELALARIAMAELSKIPGVKLYGPPAGSERGGVVSFTLGDIHVHDMANILGDQGVCVRGGHHCAMPLMRQLGINGTTRASFSIYNDTDDIAALAAAVRRAKKLFKL from the coding sequence ATGAAAGGAATGTTATCGAAAAAAGAGGTCCGGCAGTTGCGCCGGGAATTCCCGATGTTCGCGGCCCAGAGCCGCAAGCCTTTCGTATACCTGGATTCCGCGGCTTCGTCGCAGACCCCGCGTGCGGTCCTCGCGGCCATGGATGGTTTTTATAAGAAGTATCGGGCCAACGTCCATCGCGGCATGTATCCCGCTAGCCTTCGGGCCACGGAAACGTACGAAGCGGCCCGGATCCCGGTCGCCAAACTCATCGGCGCCGATCCCCGGGAGATCGTCTTCACCCGCGGCGCGACCGAATCCCTGAATCTGCTGGCCTACACGCTGAGCCGCAGACTCGGCCCGGGCGACGAGGTGGTCGTTTCGATCATGGAACATCACAGCAATCTGGTGCCGTGGCAGCAGCTCGCCCGCGAGCGCGGTTTTGCCGTGAAATTCATCGGGGTCACTCCCGACTTCCAGCTCGACCTCGCGGCGGCGGCCAAACTCATCACGCCCGCGACCAAAGTGGTCTCGGTGATGCACGTTTCGAACGCCCTGGGCACGGTGAATCCGGTCGAAAAACTCGCCGCTCTGGCCCACAAGCAGGGCGCGATCATGATCGTCGACGCCGCGCAATCGGCCGGCCATCGTCCGCTCGACGTCAAAAAAATGGATTGCGATTTCCTGGCTTTCTCCGGCCACAAGATGTTCGGGCCGACTGGCAGCGGCGTGCTTTACGGCAAGCGCAGCCGCCTCGAAGAACTGCCGCCGTTCCTTTATGGCGGCGACATGATCCTGGAAGTTACGCGGGAGAACGCCGTCTGGAACGAAGTGCCGTGGAAGTTCGAAGCCGGTACGCCGAACATCGCCGGCGGCATCGGTCTGGGCGCCGCCGCCGAGTTTGCGATCGCTCTGGATCCGGCCGTCATCCACGAGCATGAGCTGGCGCTGGCCAGGATCGCGATGGCGGAACTGTCCAAGATCCCCGGCGTCAAACTCTACGGCCCGCCGGCGGGATCCGAACGCGGCGGCGTGGTCTCGTTCACGCTCGGCGACATCCACGTCCACGACATGGCCAACATTCTCGGCGACCAGGGCGTCTGCGTGCGCGGCGGCCATCACTGCGCCATGCCGCTCATGCGGCAACTCGGCATCAATGGGACCACGCGCGCGAGTTTTTCGATCTACAACGATACCGACGATATCGCGGCGCTCGCCGCCGCTGTCCGTCGCGCCAAGAAGCTGTTCAAATTATGA
- a CDS encoding SufD family Fe-S cluster assembly protein, with protein MLIRHQDENPIVGRPEPRWLRARRLAAWQRFQKLADPDFRYGQGTGFDPKTIRLPYQAMTRGEKLPAMAGSVPAGLESGLKAFPVSELDRLWSWHAATASRIRVITAAKDEHLKSPLRLETKLLSNKSAQELTVVNAAAGSELAIIEHVSGAGERAAATFVNAGDNAKVTIISIRDLERHSTEFVRCDAKLGRNARVVWLECVLGGSFASSSITNRLLGRGAAAVARTIFCGSGSSRFELTQTAQHQADTTSSDLLARGVLDGAARSLYRGHISVARGCPGCEAHQKEDTLLLGERAESSAIPILEIETDEIECGHGCTVGRLERDQLFYLMSRGLDERTATKLLVEGFFQPIVSGMQHFGLEEMVSCLIAGQLAPATSYPCL; from the coding sequence ATGCTGATTCGCCATCAAGATGAAAATCCGATCGTCGGTCGACCAGAACCGCGCTGGCTCCGCGCCCGACGGCTGGCCGCCTGGCAGCGCTTCCAAAAGCTCGCTGACCCTGATTTCCGTTATGGCCAAGGGACCGGTTTCGACCCGAAAACCATCCGCCTGCCTTATCAAGCGATGACCCGCGGCGAAAAATTGCCCGCCATGGCCGGGTCAGTTCCGGCTGGACTGGAATCAGGACTGAAAGCGTTCCCGGTCAGCGAACTGGATCGGCTCTGGAGCTGGCACGCGGCGACCGCCTCGCGAATCCGCGTCATCACGGCTGCCAAGGATGAACATCTGAAAAGCCCGCTCCGTCTGGAGACCAAACTGCTCTCTAATAAGAGCGCGCAAGAACTGACGGTCGTGAATGCCGCGGCCGGCAGCGAACTGGCGATCATTGAACATGTTTCCGGCGCTGGCGAACGCGCCGCCGCGACGTTCGTGAACGCCGGCGACAACGCCAAGGTCACGATCATTTCGATCCGCGACCTGGAGCGCCACAGCACGGAATTCGTCCGGTGCGACGCCAAGCTTGGCCGGAATGCCAGGGTCGTCTGGCTGGAGTGCGTGCTGGGCGGATCTTTCGCCTCGAGCTCGATCACGAACCGCCTGCTCGGGCGGGGAGCGGCGGCCGTGGCCCGCACGATCTTCTGCGGCAGCGGCTCCTCGCGCTTCGAATTGACCCAAACGGCGCAGCATCAGGCCGACACCACCTCTTCGGACCTCCTGGCCCGCGGCGTGCTGGATGGCGCGGCCCGGTCGCTTTATCGCGGCCACATTTCCGTCGCGCGCGGCTGTCCGGGTTGCGAAGCACATCAAAAAGAGGATACACTACTCCTCGGCGAGCGCGCGGAAAGCAGTGCAATCCCTATTTTGGAGATCGAGACGGATGAGATCGAATGCGGCCACGGCTGCACGGTCGGCCGGCTCGAACGCGACCAGTTGTTCTACCTGATGTCCCGCGGCCTCGACGAACGGACCGCGACGAAACTGCTGGTCGAGGGTTTTTTTCAGCCAATCGTCTCCGGCATGCAGCATTTCGGGCTTGAAGAGATGGTCTCTTGTCTCATCGCCGGCCAACTGGCTCCAGCCACATCCTACCCATGCCTATGA
- the sufB gene encoding Fe-S cluster assembly protein SufB, producing MAKTSRRSKNLISELDRPDRVTAGYSAGPGLSQQVVLEISRQKNEPRWMLEKRLQALELYQHTPLPAWGPDLARLDLEHIVYYSRPDATEAQNWKDVPSDIRRTFDLLGIPEAEHHALSGAGAQYDSGVIYHRLKKEWGRQGVIFENLDVAVRKYPELVRRYFMTDCVPVSNHKFTMLHAAVWSGGTFIYVPPRVKVTRPLQAYFRMNLERGGQFEHTLIIADEGSEVEYIEGCSAPRYAASSLHAGCVELHLKAGARVKYSSVENWSKNTYNLNTKRAVVDRDASIEWLSGNLGSGVTMLYPASVLRGDRARSDSLSVAFAGPGQELDTGFKAVHAAPGTMSVSRSKSLCRGGGTTVYRGLVRVTAAARDSKAAVTCDSLLLDRRSTAKAYPRVRVDNNSSEAVHEATVGRIGEEEIFYLRSRGLSEERARKMIVGGFVEPLVKRLPLEYAVEMNKLIELEMDRKVA from the coding sequence ATGGCCAAGACCAGTCGCCGTTCCAAAAATCTGATCTCTGAACTCGACCGCCCCGACCGCGTCACGGCCGGATATTCGGCCGGCCCCGGACTCAGCCAGCAGGTCGTCTTGGAGATCTCGCGGCAAAAAAATGAACCGCGCTGGATGCTCGAGAAGCGCCTGCAGGCGCTGGAACTTTACCAGCACACCCCGCTGCCGGCCTGGGGGCCGGATCTGGCCAGACTCGATCTTGAACATATCGTCTATTACAGCCGCCCGGACGCGACCGAGGCCCAGAACTGGAAAGACGTGCCCAGCGACATCCGCCGCACTTTCGATCTCCTAGGCATCCCTGAAGCCGAGCACCACGCCTTGTCCGGCGCCGGCGCGCAATACGATTCCGGCGTCATCTATCACCGGCTCAAGAAAGAGTGGGGGCGCCAGGGCGTCATTTTCGAGAACCTCGACGTCGCGGTGCGCAAATATCCCGAACTCGTCCGCCGTTATTTCATGACCGACTGCGTTCCCGTGAGCAATCATAAATTCACCATGCTGCACGCCGCGGTCTGGAGCGGCGGCACTTTCATCTATGTTCCGCCGCGCGTCAAAGTGACGCGGCCGCTGCAAGCCTACTTCCGGATGAATCTGGAGCGCGGCGGCCAGTTCGAACACACTCTGATCATCGCGGACGAAGGCAGTGAGGTCGAATATATCGAAGGCTGCAGCGCGCCGCGCTATGCCGCGAGTTCGCTGCATGCCGGCTGCGTCGAGCTGCACCTCAAGGCTGGCGCCCGGGTGAAATATTCCAGCGTCGAGAACTGGAGCAAGAACACCTACAACCTGAACACCAAGCGCGCCGTAGTCGACCGCGACGCTTCGATCGAATGGCTGAGCGGCAATCTCGGTTCCGGCGTCACCATGCTGTATCCGGCGTCCGTCCTCCGGGGCGACCGCGCCCGTTCCGATTCCCTGAGCGTGGCTTTCGCCGGCCCCGGCCAGGAACTCGACACTGGTTTCAAAGCCGTCCACGCCGCGCCCGGCACGATGTCGGTCTCGCGTTCGAAGAGCCTCTGCCGCGGCGGCGGCACGACCGTTTATCGCGGCTTGGTGCGCGTCACGGCGGCGGCCCGGGATTCCAAGGCTGCGGTGACCTGCGATTCGCTGCTGCTCGACCGGCGCTCGACCGCCAAGGCGTATCCGCGCGTCAGGGTCGACAACAACTCGAGCGAAGCGGTCCACGAGGCCACGGTCGGCCGGATCGGGGAAGAGGAGATCTTCTACCTGCGCAGCCGGGGGCTTTCCGAAGAACGGGCCCGCAAGATGATCGTCGGCGGTTTCGTCGAGCCACTGGTCAAGCGTTTGCCGCTCGAATACGCAGTCGAGATGAACAAACTGATCGAACTGGAAATGGACCGCAAGGTCGCCTGA
- a CDS encoding Rrf2 family transcriptional regulator: MFLKVPQKLHHALLLVSELAAAGRSSLSLAEVGERIGVTQGYLEQIAGPLRSAGLIRGQRGAGGGYRLALPAAKISVAAVVQAIEGPIAVIGCLQGPGTCLLSRNCRSRDVWQEVQTLILGSLKKVTVRQLVGRRRIC; this comes from the coding sequence ATGTTCCTGAAAGTTCCGCAAAAACTCCATCACGCTTTGCTTCTCGTGAGCGAACTGGCCGCTGCCGGCCGGTCTTCTTTGTCGTTGGCCGAGGTCGGGGAGCGGATCGGGGTGACGCAGGGGTATCTGGAACAGATCGCTGGACCGCTCCGCTCGGCGGGTCTGATCCGGGGCCAGCGCGGCGCGGGCGGCGGTTACCGGCTGGCGTTGCCGGCCGCGAAGATCAGCGTGGCGGCCGTCGTCCAGGCCATCGAAGGCCCGATCGCCGTGATCGGCTGTCTCCAGGGTCCGGGCACCTGTCTCCTGAGCCGCAATTGCCGCAGCCGCGACGTCTGGCAGGAAGTCCAGACGCTCATCCTCGGCTCGCTGAAAAAAGTGACCGTCAGACAATTGGTCGGACGCCGGCGCATTTGCTGA
- a CDS encoding cupin: MNYPNKPFQKRVEKPWGFEVIYTPPDLERTGKILSVRGGQRLSLQYHDQKEETVCLISGQGAIWLENGIGELDRLPMEPLRGYTVAVGQKHRLEAVTDALFTEVSGPEKGTTFRLDDDYARPDETEAVRGSAGRGWNQNSRPH; this comes from the coding sequence ATGAATTACCCGAACAAGCCGTTCCAAAAACGCGTCGAGAAGCCGTGGGGCTTCGAAGTTATCTACACGCCGCCGGACCTGGAGCGGACCGGCAAGATCCTGTCCGTGCGCGGCGGCCAACGGCTGTCGCTCCAATATCACGATCAGAAAGAAGAGACCGTGTGCCTCATTTCCGGCCAGGGTGCGATCTGGCTGGAGAACGGGATTGGAGAGCTGGACCGGCTGCCGATGGAGCCGCTTCGGGGTTACACGGTCGCTGTCGGCCAAAAACATCGCCTCGAAGCCGTGACCGACGCCCTGTTCACCGAAGTTTCCGGTCCGGAAAAGGGCACTACGTTCAGGCTGGACGATGACTACGCGCGGCCGGATGAGACCGAGGCTGTCCGAGGGTCGGCTGGCCGCGGTTGGAACCAAAATAGCCGGCCACATTGA